In Neodiprion virginianus isolate iyNeoVirg1 chromosome 6, iyNeoVirg1.1, whole genome shotgun sequence, the genomic window TATTAACAAATACTTAATCCTGGACCTTTATGGATCTCCCATTGGGGGTTGACACGTTTTTCGTCATTGGGCCAATCATGTGTCAGGTTCGTTCGTTTCGTCTGCTTATAGCTGATTGTTGAGTGTCGACCGTAGACGTGTCATGAAAGGTTGAAGCTGTTGGGTATTTTCGTTAAAAACGTTTCACTATGCGGTGTGGATTTTATTTAACCCTTTTGAGTGTCaccattttatatttaaatcaTGTCAGTGGTCAGTACAGGACTAAAGGCGTAAGTATTATTCTAGCAGGCGTACtacaaatattattcttgAGTATATTTTCCGGCGGACGTATCAGCGCAGTTCGCCTTCTACGGTTGTTACATTAAAGTACAAAAtatttgtaacttttttcagTCATCTTCTATTCCATTATCGACTTTCTATACTtacaaatacatttttttttaataatgttCACTATAATTGCaacaacataacctcaattcTACGACTGTATTATCCGACCGGAAAGCAAGAAATTTATATGTGTGTttgtaattattcaattactATAGTTTAACGACTAAATTTAATCTTTGTACTTTTCGATCCATTGATCACTGTTAATACAGAGTTTGATTATTTCTAGAACCAGGGTCCTTCTCTCGGAGAACGGGTTCAACAGCTGAGTGAAATGGCTATGAAGAGACCAGTGCTCCGATTCAATGGGGgaaaattcaaagaatttGTCAAGACTACACCAAGGAATTATTCAGTTATTGTTATGTTTACAGCCATGGCACCACAGAGGCAATGTCAAATTTGCAGGCAAGTTATTCAAACAGTTATATATATCTGAGCATATGTGCACCAACTACCATCTATTGCagtaacaatattattattttaatttcagacACGCAAGTGATGAATTCACCATAGTGGCAAACTCGTTCCGATATTCCCAGTCGTATTCAAACAAGTTGTTCTTTGCAGTTGTAGACTTTGATGAGGGTGCTGATGTTTTCCAAATGGTAAACAGATCTTATCAGACATTCTGCAGATATGTAAATGCTTGCCTTATTTGTTACAGTTAAGGTTGAATACAGCACCTGTATACATACACTTCCCACCTAAAGGGAAACCAAAATCTACTGACACTATGGACATTCAAAGAGTCGGATTTGCCGCTGAAGCTATTGCCAAATGGATTTCTGAGCGCACTGATATTCaggtaattttaaatatattttaagtTAAATTAAATACATGGCTTTAATATCTCCTTAGGTACTACCTTAATTTTACTTACTATCATGTTTTCTACAGATCAGGGTATTCAGACCGCCAAATTATTCTGGTACGGTGGCTGTGGTGATGCTACTAGTATTGATCGGTGGTTTCTTGTACCTCAGACGAAATAACTTGGATTTCATATACAACAAGACGATTTGGGGCCTCAATGCTTTGGTGCGGTCCtcaaattcaatgaaatattgaactcAACTTCACATCGCTTATCTGGAAATCGTCTCatcttgtattattatttggacGATTTCAGTTCTTCACGTTTGCAATGGTCTCTGGACAGATGTGGAACCATATCAGAGGACCCCCATTCATCCACAAATCGCAAAACGGTGCTGTTGCTTATATCCACGGGTCGTCCCAgggtcaatttattcttgaaaCTTACATAGTCATGGTCCTGAGTATCCTTCTAGTGTAAATGCAAATGTGATTTTTGTACATTTATGTTGAATGGTTTCCAAATGTATAGTTTTCTTAGCATAGTAATTTAGATGGTGCTGTGGTACTGGGAATGATTATGATGACCGAAGCTGCGGCTCGGAAAGGAGATGtcagaaaacgaagaattttcgcTGTTATTGGATTAGGGCTCGTAGCAGTTTTCTTCAGCTTAATTCTCTCTATATTTAGAAATAAGGCTCAAGGATAtccgtataggtatataaattttttaatataattttaaactatttggcatttcattacaaaataataacattTGTTTGTTGCATTTTACAGTCTTCTCTTCAAATAAGAAACTCAGATGTAACACAGAAGAAATACATAACTCCTTCAAGACCAACATTTAGCGATAATTTATTATCGTCAATCgatggaataaattatttacaatacaATTCTCTGCAAATGCGacggtttgaaatttattgtagAGATGGAAAGATCTAAGTTAAATGTCCATTTACACTAACATATTATATTCACTATGTCCAAAACAGCATTCCAGGTCTAATTTGTCCACATAATTACCATTTGTGTGATAGGAGTGAAAGTTCTAATTCTTTGCATAAGgtgaaaataatggaaatcgttttcagttttttttagAAACAGCGTTTACAATAACATAGTTAGATTATTCACTGTTTCCAGAAAGTTGAACgtagttgaaatattttaagacTTCTTTGCTTTTATGGATTGAGTGCTCTGCTGCTATATTTGCATCATACACTTATATCACAGCTCAAGATAACATCACACCGTTCAAACCAACAGGTACTTTtagtaatatttaaaaattttaatatcaaaatacaatttataattttcaaaaaaataccgtAGTGTTAATCAATAGTGAATGTTGTACAATTACAATATCCACGGTATCAAAGCTCTTCTCTGTTTTGGATATTCCTTAAATGACTCGACGTACCACCAATGACCAAGTAGACCAGTTGCTAcctaaaaataacaattttgttTGTAACGTAAGCttgaaagagaaaacaaacaCTTGGTTCTGAAGAGTTCGATGAATTCTTACCTGGTTCAAAAGCACCCACAAGAATATGTAATAGAATGTTTGGCTGTTTCTTAGTATAATTGTCAGCATCAAGTACACaagaatttcagacaattgTAGCGGAGACGAGATGTATTCGAAAAGATcacctttcggaattttgtGTTGCAAAGTGACAGTTTcgccttttttatttttgcgtaAATTCGATAGAATTTTGTTGCAAATAAGCTGTTTATAAGTTGCCCACAAGAATATAATAGAGCAACTATAATCTATATATGTCAACCCGTTCCAATTCACAATAGGTCTGGATCCTggacaaaaaatttgtgtcATATTAATGagtaattcaaaataattccCAAGTTTCTGGTTTTGGAGAATTAGTAAAATACCTTTAAAAAATCCATTTGACTCTCCTATCAGACACGATATAGTTCCCACATAATGAACAAAACCCACGATGTAATGCgatagatttatttttacattactGAAAATACTGACATAATGTGTTTCGTAGAAACGTTTCCAACAGTGAATTGTTACGAGCACTAGAGCCAGTGTAGTGTGCTCCGGGGATACTGAAAATAAGAGCTTGATTAGGTACCACTAAGAAAAGGGTACTGCAAAAATTGATCATAGTGTTTTTCTATGTTACTCATCGCAAGAGTAACACGGAATTCATGTCACGTATcaaaatagaagaaaatttacCTAGTGATTGCCGATTCACCCCAATTAGAATATCGAGGATTTGAAGTATGTTTACTGGTACATTTCCAACTCCAAGATAAAATCTTAATGTAATTAACAAGGTGTAGGTTGATAGAGGTGCAGCAAATTCATAGAAATGTTTGAACcatctgaaaatttgatacagGATAATTAGCGATCGTTTTTAGTCATCTCAAAAACATGGCAGCTTCATAGATTTAGTATAGTTTCCTCAAATTCCGAGTTAGGACCCGGAAAATTTGTATACAGTActataactttttttctcatacctTTTCGGAACTTCTATTGGTGGAATCAGTGCTGCCTTTCCTTCTGCAGCATACCTTCCATACCGATATGTGCTTGTAATTGCTATAGGAAGGTAAGTCTCTGCAAATGCGTCTAGCAGTCCCAATATAGTTACTGTTAttgaattaaatatgaatatagCTCGCACTAGATTCACCTCCATTGTGCACTGTACACGTCTCTTTATCGTCTCGCCGATACTACCTGTCTTCCTGAATTCTCTAGCGTTTTAGAAAGTCGTAGCGTTGACCCGAATGAAATCGTTCAAATTAACGGTACTCTGTGCTGGAGAAAATAACTTTCGATGCAGGTTTCGCATTACTACGGCATTAGACAATATCGATGTACACACTGTGTTAGATGCATTATAATAGTTTTTGAACGTGCTAAAGTATCTGCAAACATGTGTATATCACCCACTAATTGTTAAACTGGAACAATATTAACAAATTGAGGGGGCCTCATACCCGGCTTGAGGTTAGGTATCGTAGGGCGCACACACGCGTATTTACTTTGCCGTCAAATAAATTGCCTGCATTCAGTGCAGGTATATTTCAGGGCAGATCAGAGAGATTGTAGCAACGAGTGTGCGAAATCTTTCAGTATCGTTGCAGTACTCTTTCGATATTTAGCTTGCATGCATAGACATCACAATGTCAGTCGGATACAACACATTTGTACACAGCTAGAGGCAAACACAAACTTACCATTTTGAGGACGTTCCAGTTCCGattaagtttttcaaattcagggGATTTTGTACTGGGCTGGAATGTTTGACTGATAGTCGACTGCGTTTCGACCCGTGTGCTActtgaaatatatatgtatacatatcaGCTTATACTTATCATTTGTGTCTACGTGTCGGTAACAACAATGTCAGGGGGATGGTCAGCAAAACGCTGACACACGATAATGGAATGTATTGCATGCCCCAGTAGATAATTACGACGCTTCATTATGTAGAAAATGTTACTAGGCGTCTGAGAAAACTATTGCTTTCCTGTCGTAGGAAAATATGATATGTTATTTATATAGTGTACGAGTCGTGCAAAATTGTCCCATAATCTCATCTGcactttttaatatttttatttcacaaagaATGTAGATATTTTGAAGTCTAgcagaaatattgaaaactgtAGAATAGAtaagtttgaaatatatttgagaGATGTTATCCATAAATATGCCTCTGACATAATACGATAACAACTATGTGAGCTGAGGCATTCTTCGACGGATGTGTTGGAACATAACTCCACTCAGTTTCCAGTCGCTACAACATACGAATTATAGCTTACGGCAAGCGAACTTGGTATTTTTACGCTTATTCATCGTAATTTCTGGGCTGTTGGTACGTCAATGTTCTGATTCCCTTCTTTGCCCAGAAAACCCAATTAAAGACCccaaaaaaagtaaggctaacccgTTTGCATTTTCGGCGTGAATTTccgtgattttgaaaagtgccggaataaattaattgtggcagtattccgacgtaattttgcgagagaaatcgaatgggcgcagttccaatacgctgcgatcaacgcgtcaaaagttacagccaaaaaacgggaacctgtgttttcaacattatttcagcaggtgctttttcgtacgtaacttctttcctgttgatcccacgctccttttgctccgttttctgagttccggGGGGTCCAGTTAGTCAGAAAACGGTCGTACGAATCTGATCTGAGACCAgaaattttcggtcgaaaaatgaagaaaaagtaaggctaacccctttgcatttttgaggaaaattttcgcgattttgaaaagtgctgaaacaaattaattgtggcattattccgacgtaattttgcgggagaaatcgattgggcgcagttccaattcgctgcgatcaacgcatcgaaagttacagccaaaaaacaacacctgtgattatatgaatccttacgtaatgtttttgatgtgttcttatactgaaaatatttattgctattccaggtacaacccgaggtggttatcggtggttgttcgaggtggttggcggtggttggaagTGGTCGGAGGTgcacgaggaggaggacgaggaagacgaggagaacacgGTGGACGCGAAGGacaaggatttgtgctcggtcagtaaaacatttttataatatttgatagcAATTGTAACTATATTTCacctgaaatattacaaacttgtcacgtttacaataaattatttcaattcatttttcgcgcaagcacatgtTCAGTGGCTTcaaatgcgctaataaaattgattatattattaattaattaattaattatatgaatccttacgtaatgtttttgatgtgttcttatactgaaaatatttattgctattccaggtacaacccgaggtggttatcggtggttgttcgaggtggttggcggtggttggaagTGGTCGGAGGTgcacgaggaggaggacgaggaagacgaggagaacacgGTGGACGCGAAGGacaaggatttgtgctcggtcagtaaaacatttttataatatttgatagcAATTGTAACTATATTTCacctgaaatattacaaacttgtcacgtttacaataaattatttcaattcatttttcgcgcaagcacatgtTCAGTGGCTTcaaatgcgctaataaaattgattatattattaattaattaattaattatatgaatccttacgtaatgtttttgatgtgttcttatactgaaaatatttattgctattccaggtacaacccgaggtggttatcggtggttgttcgaggtggttggcggtggttggaagTGGTCGGAGGTgcacgaggaggaggacgaggaagacgaggagaacacgGTGGACGCGAAGGacaaggatttgtgctcggtcagtaaaacatttttataatatttgatagcAATTGTAACTATATTTCacctgaaatattacaaacttgtcacgtttacaataaattatttcaattcatttttcgcgcaagcacatgtTCAGTGGCTTcaaatgcgctaataaaattgattatattattaattaattaattaattatatgaatccttacgtaatgtttttgatgtgttcttatactgaaaatatttattgctattccaggtacaacccgaggtggttatcggtggttgttcgaggtggttggtgattgttggaggtggtcggaggtggacgaggaggaggacgaactgaactgagtctcaaagccctgttgacataaaagcagccattcgatagaaattatagtttacagtttacacagcccattgcatgatatttcattataaatacatatgtttcaatgtatttaggaataatttatcaaatatacaaaggtcatgtgcaaataataaatgaattgattcgaccgcagtttgatgtattcattggagctttaacaatatttttaagctttgttacttcttttattttattatggataatcaaaaacatttccgactattcgtgctgtggaagcacGGGGATTAAgccaaatgtagcaaaagattagaaacagtgtatgtagagtacgggtatttttctaataatgcaaatagaatagaataccacgccttgcgaattagctttccagacagagatgaatgatgaattttaaggactgcattatcgttgtcgaatactctatgcctcatgggaaaagaaaatctgtaacgataaaattatgcaccggatcatcgtcgactttaacttttgaaatgtcctaccattttcgaacacctcctacctccccctgccacctccctccatcaatggccactttcgaccatcccctatcaccttctgccagcgccgaccacctcctaccattaccgaacacctccaaccatcctatttacctatattactagattagctatgatatgaaaagagaagaattattcatttcgaaatcgGATtttattcgacgcgcgctcgatgtattccataacattagtattcataattattccaacaactttttatttgctctctcgatcttgaattttcataggcatagaatcgaaacgttgttttagctggtcgcaagtaaagtatctgcgttgggtagaggagcagaattgtttttcgaaaagtattcggatggaaaaaaattcagagtaactgtaatacatcacggatgcgctaattttgaacgagatgaaatggatgcttcgtatatgagacggtatttaacgctgcgtagtggtttaaagacctagaaaggtgttagggagagaaagaacgacgctttttaacacttcgagtgtatttcaacacacatttgaaagatacgagcgaaatttttcatcatccaactgtcgcagaacggcagcgttattagccgacccgttcactgaagaatatatcttcagtcaacagctgaccatcgaagggcttggccgcttgagtctggaatcggcaggagagataaagtgtgtatttcttgtatgaaatgtgaaagctaaaatcattatacatcatatcatatcatcatacctcatacatcatacatcatacatcatacatcatacatcgtacatcatacatcgtacatcatacatcatcatacatagtatcaaagttcgaaaccatagttcggatgtcggacgttcagaaagtgacgtcaccaattcaaaatcagctagccgaattcctcagtctggtaacaaccgcgcagtagagcggacggattagagtcgcgctccgcaaatttcgagtctcgggttctcaacctcccggatcccgcgcttcgggtccgctacgtatttcgagtaccgggttctcaacctcccggatcccgcgcttcgggtccgctacgcggtgaaactcgacttccaggataagcgctccgtggttcctggttcacgtttacaataaattacttcaattcgtttttcgcgcaaccccaaattcggtagctgtcagtccgctaataaaatttctcgacttccaggataagcgctccgtggttcctggttcacgtttacaataaattatttcaattcgtttttcgcgcaagcctaaattcggtagctgtcagtccgctaataaaatttctcgacttccaggataagcgctccgtggttcctggttcacgtttacaataaattatttcaattcgtttttcgcgcaagcc contains:
- the LOC124306973 gene encoding polyprenol reductase isoform X2, giving the protein MEVNLVRAIFIFNSITVTILGLLDAFAETYLPIAITSTYRYGRYAAEGKAALIPPIEVPKRWFKHFYEFAAPLSTYTLLITLRFYLGVGNVPVNILQILDILIGVNRQSLVSPEHTTLALVLVTIHCWKRFYETHYVSIFSNVKINLSHYIVGFVHYVGTISCLIGESNGFFKGILLILQNQKLGNYFELLINMTQIFCPGSRPIVNWNGLTYIDYSCSIIFLWATYKQLICNKILSNLRKNKKGETVTLQHKIPKGDLFEYISSPLQLSEILVYLMLTIILRNSQTFYYIFLWVLLNQVATGLLGHWWYVESFKEYPKQRRALIPWIL
- the LOC124306973 gene encoding polyprenol reductase isoform X4, with product MEVNLVRAIFIFNSITVTILGLLDAFAETYLPIAITSTYRYGRYAAEGKAALIPPIEVPKRWFKHFYEFAAPLSTYTLLITLRFYLGVGNVPVNILQILDILIGVNRQSLVSPEHTTLALVLVTIHCWKRFYETHYVSIFSNVKINLSHYIVGFVHYVGTISCLIGESNGFFKGSRPIVNWNGLTYIDYSCSIIFLWATYKQLICNKILSNLRKNKKGETVTLQHKIPKGDLFEYISSPLQLSEILVYLMLTIILRNSQTFYYIFLWVLLNQVATGLLGHWWYVESFKEYPKQRRALIPWIL
- the LOC124306973 gene encoding polyprenol reductase isoform X1; protein product: MEVNLVRAIFIFNSITVTILGLLDAFAETYLPIAITSTYRYGRYAAEGKAALIPPIEVPKRWFKHFYEFAAPLSTYTLLITLRFYLGVGNVPVNILQILDILIGVNRQSLVSPEHTTLALVLVTIHCWKRFYETHYVSIFSNVKINLSHYIVGFVHYVGTISCLIGESNGFFKGILLILQNQKLGNYFELLINMTQIFCPGSRPIVNWNGLTYIDYSCSIIFLWATYKQLICNKILSNLRKNKKGETVTLQHKIPKGDLFEYISSPLQLSEILVYLMLTIILRNSQTFYYIFLWVLLNQVRIHRTLQNQVFVFSFKLTLQTKLLFLGSNWSTWSLVVRRVI
- the LOC124306974 gene encoding tumor suppressor candidate 3; the encoded protein is MRCGFYLTLLSVTILYLNHVSGQYRTKGNQGPSLGERVQQLSEMAMKRPVLRFNGGKFKEFVKTTPRNYSVIVMFTAMAPQRQCQICRHASDEFTIVANSFRYSQSYSNKLFFAVVDFDEGADVFQMLRLNTAPVYIHFPPKGKPKSTDTMDIQRVGFAAEAIAKWISERTDIQIRVFRPPNYSGTVAVVMLLVLIGGFLYLRRNNLDFIYNKTIWGLNALFFTFAMVSGQMWNHIRGPPFIHKSQNGAVAYIHGSSQGQFILETYIVMVLNGAVVLGMIMMTEAAARKGDVRKRRIFAVIGLGLVAVFFSLILSIFRNKAQGYPYSLLFK
- the LOC124306973 gene encoding polyprenol reductase isoform X3, which codes for MEVNLVRAIFIFNSITVTILGLLDAFAETYLPIAITSTYRYGRYAAEGKAALIPPIEVPKRWFKHFYEFAAPLSTYTLLITLRFYLGVGNVPVNILQILDILIGVNRQSLVSPEHTTLALVLVTIHCWKRFYETHYVSIFSNVKINLSHYIVGFVHYVGTISCLIGESNGFFKGSRPIVNWNGLTYIDYSCSIIFLWATYKQLICNKILSNLRKNKKGETVTLQHKIPKGDLFEYISSPLQLSEILVYLMLTIILRNSQTFYYIFLWVLLNQVRIHRTLQNQVFVFSFKLTLQTKLLFLGSNWSTWSLVVRRVI